The DNA region CCAACATAGGTAATAAGGCTATGAGCGAAATCTTCCAATCAATGAAAAACATGGTTGGAATAACGAAAGCTAGCATACCTCCAGCATAGACAACGATCATCAGACCGTAGCCTGCCATCTCCATTAAGCCATCAACATCTGTTGAAAAGCGAGTCATAACATCACCAGAGCGAAACTTCTCATAGAACGGCGTTCGCATCGTCACTAGCTTTTTGAAAGCCCGCTGCTGCATATCAAACTTGAAATTCACCGAAGCTTGAAACAGTTTCAAGTGCCAAATAAACGCCGTAGCATAGTTCAACAAGGTCACCAAGACAAGCACAGCTATATTCTGGATCAAGATTTGATCTGTCAGACTATTTTTTGTCAGTATGTCTACCATCTGCTGAATGATTTTCGTTGGAATCAAAAGCGTAGCATCATAAACAATCAATGTTATAGCAACTAACAAGTACAGCCGCTTGTGTCGCTTAACATAATCAAAAATCAATCGAAACATATATCTCCTTTATAAAAATACCATCGAATCTATTGAACAAGAGCAAGGCTAACAATAATCACATGAATCTTCCTTGAAAACAGTCACTTTTCCTCCCTTCACGATGAGAAAACGACAGTTTTCAAAAGAGTTTCTCAAACGACTGGACACAAAAAAGCCTAGGTAAACTACACTCCACCTAGGCTTATCTTAAGTCCACAAAAATAGACCAAACTCAATAGAAAGCTAAAAACAGTCTATTACTGAGTATCTTATCCCTGCTTAGAAAGGAGTATACCATAAAAAACAGCTTGTTTAACGACAAGTTTTGTATTCATCTGTCTTACTCCTTTCCTTTTTCTATGTTCTATTCTAACACAATCAACATATAAGTCAAGAGGAAAAATAAAAACAACCACAAAGGCTGTTTCTCCTATATGCTAGTTGCCGGGATTGAACCGGCGACCTCATCCTTACCATGGATGCGCTCTACCGACTGAGCTAAACCAGCGTACTCAATTACTATACCATGTCTCTATAAAAATGTCAATGGATTTTTAAAATTTTATAAAGAAAAAGATATATCAGCTTTTCATTCACCGCAATAAAAAACAAAAGGCCCAATACCTATGAAACCGTACGGACCTTCTATATTTTAAATCTTTAAATAACGATTCATAGAAATGACAGACCCAAGCGCACCGATGATGACACCGATAACAAAAAGGGCACCTACCATTCCTGGAACGAAGACATTCATGCTAATTAAGGATAAATCTTGACTAGCAAGGCTAGCATTAACCGAGTTATAAATCACTCGATAGAGAGAATAGACTAGGATAGAAGGTAAAATTGCCCCCAACAGACCGACCCATGCCCCTTCCCAGAGGAAAGGACCACGGATATAACTGTTTTTTGCACCAACTAAACGCATAATTTGGATTTCACGACTACGAGAAATGATTGTAATACGAATCGTATTAGAAATCAGAAAGACTGCTGTAAACAGTAGCAAGCCTGTTGCTGCAAGTCCCCAAGTACGCACCAAATCAGCCAATTTGAAGATACGTTCTGTTTCGACTTCACCATCACGTACTTCCGTTACACCATCAATCTTAGCAATATCAGCTGCTACAGATTTTACATACTGAGGCTCTGTGGTATTGATAATATAGGCATCATAAAGCGGATTAGCATCCCCTTGGAAAAGATTCCATGTTTCGCCGAGTGTTTCAGTCAATTTTTTCAACTGCTCATCCTTACTTGAGTAAGTCACACTTTTAACATTTGGTAAGGCTGTAATTTGATTGTAAACCTTTTTAAAATCGGGGTTTGCGACAGTTTCCCCTGCTTCATTGACAATGGTTTCGACCTGATCTGTCGAATTAGCTCTGAGGTAAACATTGATGCGCACATTTTGTTCCAAATCTGTAGCCAATTTTGCTGTATTCAAGATGACAGAAGCAAAGAGACCAACCAGAGTAAGGGTGATGGTTACAGATGAAATAGCTGCAACCGTCATCCAGCCATTTCGCTTTAGGCTTTTCAATGATTCTATAAAATGTCTAAAAAATCGCTTACTCATCGTATCCATACTCTCCTTCTGCTTCGTCACGCACCACACGACCATCTTCGATTGCAATAACTCGGTGACGAAGTGTATTTACGATTTGGCTATTATGCGTTGCCATTAAAATTGTTGTTCCCTGCAGATTGATTCTCTCTAGAAGATTCATGATTTCCCATGAATTTTCAGGGTCCAAGTTACCGGTCGGCTCATCCGCAATCAATACCTTAGGGTTATTAACAATGGCACGAGCAATCGCAATACGTTGCTGCTCACCACCAGAAAGCTCATTCGGGAAAGAACGAATCTTATGTTTTAATCCGACCAAATCCAAAACTTCCATTACTCGCTTCTTGATATTGCGTGGTTTCTCACCAATAACTTCCATAGCATAAGCAATGTTTTCAAAAACCGTCTTTTTCGGCAAGAGTTTGTAGTCCTGGAAAACGACTCCTACACTACGGCGCAGAAGAGGCACATCCCTCTTTTTAATTTTGGCTAAATCGAAGTTTCCGACCTTTAGTCTTCCCTTATCAAGCTTTTCCTCCCGATATAAGAGTTTGATAAAAGTTGACTTACCTGCACCGGATGGACCCACAATATAGGCAAATTCTCCCGCCTCAACATTTACCGACACACCGCGAAGGGCAGTCGTTCCGTTTCCATATTTCTTGGAAACATCTTTCATTTCTATTATTCCCATAGGATTTTCTGTCTCAGACAGTCCTTTCTTTAGATTTTAGCTAATTCGCCATTTTAAATAAGCGTCTATAAAACCGTCTAAATCACCATCCATGACCTTATCTACCTGACTGACCTCATGGCCAGTTCGATGGTCTTTAACCATGGTATAAGGAGTAAAGACATAGGAACGAATCTGACTTCCCCAAGTAATTTCCTTCTTATCTCCCTTGAGCGAGTCCACCTCTGCCGCTTTCTTCTCTTGCTCCAACTGATACAATTTAGCCTGCAAGAGCTTCATGGCGCGATCACGGTTGCCATATTGCGTCCGATCTACCGTTGACTGGGTTACTATGCCGGTTGGAATATGGGTCAAGCGCACCCCTGTCGATACTTTATTGACATTCTGACCACCGGCACCACCCGAACGAAAGGTATCCATTTTCACCTCATCATCTCTGATCTCGACTTCAATCGTATCATCTAATTCAGGCATAACCTCCACAGATGTAAATGAGGTATGGCGTCGTTTTGCCGAATCAAACGGCGAGATACGTACCAGACGATGAACCCCCATTTCCGATTTTAACAAACCATAAGCATTTGGTCCAGTAAAGCTGAGAGTCACTGACTTGATTCCTGCCTCATCTCCTGCTTGATAATCCAAGGTTTCAACCATAAATCCTTTAGCATTCCCATAACGGGTATACATCCGTAGAAGCATTTCTCCCCAGTCTTGTGCCTCTGTACCACCTGATCCCGGATGAATCTCCAAGATAGCATTATTGTGGTCATAAGGCTCAGATAAGAGTAGGGTCATCTCGTAAGCTGTCATCAACTTATCCAAATTGGTCAATTTTTCTACCAACTCTTCACGAACCGACTCGTCCTCTGCTAGAAAATCTAGAAGAATCTCTGACTCCTCATAATCATCTAACATCTGCTGAAAATTTCCATACGTATTTTTCAGTTCGTTCAACTCCTGAGATGTTTTCTGCGCAGCCAAATTATCATTCCAAAAATCTGGCTCTGTCATCTTGTTCTCGAGAATGGCAATCTCTTCCTCCAGACCTTCTAAGTCAAAGAGACCCCCTAAAAGAAGTTAGTTTTTTGCCAAGTTCTTCAATCCTTTGGCGAATTTCTGCTGTATCCATATACACCTCATTTTTATTTACTTATACTTGATAAAAATTAAAAGTCGAAGATAAGCCTCTGCTACTTTTCTCTTCAAAGTAGCAGGTTATCCTTACCAGAGCTAATACCTACTAAAGTAAGTTGACGATTTTCTCAAAGTATTATCTCTTTATTATACCACAATTGCTAGTCTATGACTATGTTTAGAAAAGCTCTACAATTAAAGTATTGTCCTTTTCAGTTTACTCTTCACTATCCCGTTTGATAAAATCAACTTCCAAAAGAAACCCTATCTCTTCCACTCTGTATCCATTTTAGCAAAATGCAGAGGTTTTTTGCAAGACTTACACAATCAAATAGGTTACCGCTATGACGAGAAACGTCAGAAAAAGGCAAAATACATTCATACGCGTGTAGGCTTTTTCTCGCCAAATACTCGTTAGAACATACATAATATTGATACCAATAGCGCCACCAAGCACATTAGCCAGTATATCCGTAATATCTGCAATGCCGAGCAAAAAGACATATTGAGCCACTTCAAAGGACAAACTAACCAACATGATTACAAATAAATTTGTTCCCCATGATGCCTTGCGAAAGAGCATCTCCATATAGATTCCAAAAGGGATAAAACTGATGATATTAAA from Streptococcus ruminantium includes:
- the ftsX gene encoding permease-like cell division protein FtsX, whose protein sequence is MSKRFFRHFIESLKSLKRNGWMTVAAISSVTITLTLVGLFASVILNTAKLATDLEQNVRINVYLRANSTDQVETIVNEAGETVANPDFKKVYNQITALPNVKSVTYSSKDEQLKKLTETLGETWNLFQGDANPLYDAYIINTTEPQYVKSVAADIAKIDGVTEVRDGEVETERIFKLADLVRTWGLAATGLLLFTAVFLISNTIRITIISRSREIQIMRLVGAKNSYIRGPFLWEGAWVGLLGAILPSILVYSLYRVIYNSVNASLASQDLSLISMNVFVPGMVGALFVIGVIIGALGSVISMNRYLKI
- the ftsE gene encoding cell division ATP-binding protein FtsE: MGIIEMKDVSKKYGNGTTALRGVSVNVEAGEFAYIVGPSGAGKSTFIKLLYREEKLDKGRLKVGNFDLAKIKKRDVPLLRRSVGVVFQDYKLLPKKTVFENIAYAMEVIGEKPRNIKKRVMEVLDLVGLKHKIRSFPNELSGGEQQRIAIARAIVNNPKVLIADEPTGNLDPENSWEIMNLLERINLQGTTILMATHNSQIVNTLRHRVIAIEDGRVVRDEAEGEYGYDE
- the prfB gene encoding peptide chain release factor 2 (programmed frameshift) produces the protein MDTAEIRQRIEELGKKLTSFRGSLDLEGLEEEIAILENKMTEPDFWNDNLAAQKTSQELNELKNTYGNFQQMLDDYEESEILLDFLAEDESVREELVEKLTNLDKLMTAYEMTLLLSEPYDHNNAILEIHPGSGGTEAQDWGEMLLRMYTRYGNAKGFMVETLDYQAGDEAGIKSVTLSFTGPNAYGLLKSEMGVHRLVRISPFDSAKRRHTSFTSVEVMPELDDTIEVEIRDDEVKMDTFRSGGAGGQNVNKVSTGVRLTHIPTGIVTQSTVDRTQYGNRDRAMKLLQAKLYQLEQEKKAAEVDSLKGDKKEITWGSQIRSYVFTPYTMVKDHRTGHEVSQVDKVMDGDLDGFIDAYLKWRIS
- a CDS encoding VanZ family protein, which gives rise to MRTKKLSIFLFFAYLLLLVWMIVYKMNLNVLYGRYDIGSINLLPFAGTAVYDGVLYFPEILFNIISFIPFGIYMEMLFRKASWGTNLFVIMLVSLSFEVAQYVFLLGIADITDILANVLGGAIGINIMYVLTSIWREKAYTRMNVFCLFLTFLVIAVTYLIV